Proteins from one Legionella taurinensis genomic window:
- the ubiE gene encoding bifunctional demethylmenaquinone methyltransferase/2-methoxy-6-polyprenyl-1,4-benzoquinol methylase UbiE, whose protein sequence is MTHEQKTTHFGFQSVAWDEKEKKVGAVFKSVAKNYDLMNDLMSLGIHHVWKRFAIELSQVREGQVVLDLAGGSGDLTRLLSKKAGPKGQVILADINDAMIDVGRNRLLDEGLFDNIHYVQANAQYLPFADNSFHCIVMGFGLRNVTDKNEALRSMFRTCKPGGKVMILEFSTPTLPGLKPIYDWYSFAILPKLGQWFAEDAASYQYLAESIRQHPDQDTLKTMIETAGFEDCHYHNLSGGIVALHIAYKY, encoded by the coding sequence ATGACTCATGAGCAAAAAACCACGCATTTCGGCTTCCAGTCTGTAGCCTGGGACGAAAAGGAAAAAAAAGTCGGCGCGGTGTTCAAATCGGTGGCTAAAAATTACGATTTAATGAATGACCTCATGTCCCTTGGCATTCATCATGTGTGGAAACGCTTCGCCATTGAATTAAGCCAGGTTCGTGAAGGACAGGTTGTACTTGATTTGGCTGGCGGCAGCGGCGATTTAACCCGCCTGCTCAGCAAAAAGGCAGGGCCAAAAGGGCAGGTCATTCTCGCTGACATTAATGACGCCATGATTGACGTCGGCCGCAATCGGCTGCTGGATGAGGGTTTGTTTGATAATATTCATTATGTTCAGGCCAATGCCCAATACCTGCCTTTTGCCGACAACAGTTTTCATTGCATAGTCATGGGCTTTGGGCTTCGTAATGTCACGGATAAAAATGAAGCCCTGCGTTCGATGTTCAGAACCTGCAAACCGGGAGGCAAAGTGATGATTCTGGAGTTTTCCACTCCCACCCTGCCGGGCTTAAAACCAATTTATGATTGGTATTCCTTTGCCATACTGCCAAAACTGGGGCAGTGGTTTGCCGAAGACGCCGCCAGTTACCAGTACCTGGCGGAATCCATCCGGCAGCATCCGGATCAGGACACATTAAAAACCATGATTGAAACCGCGGGCTTTGAAGATTGTCATTATCACAATTTAAGCGGCGGCATTGTTGCCCTGCATATCGCCTACAAATACTGA